Proteins from a genomic interval of Euleptes europaea isolate rEulEur1 chromosome 18, rEulEur1.hap1, whole genome shotgun sequence:
- the LOC130490607 gene encoding olfactory receptor 14J1-like, with protein MPNLTSTSDFLLLEFSDIRELQFLHFFAFLTVYLIAVTGNLLIILAIALDHHLHTPMYFFLMNLAILDLGSVSVMVPKAMANSLLNSRSISYSGCVAQVFFLFFLGASDVAILTIMAQDRYVAICNPLQYETIMHRGACIHMAISAWMAGILNGILNTGVTFAITFCSNMIDQFFCEVPQILKLSCSDMYLVEVGMLMFSCFLAAGCFVFIIVTYMQIFRAVLRIPSVHGQKKALSTCLPHLFVVSLFIFSAVFAYVRPRRYSSSDLNVLFAIIYAIVPPMLNPFIYSMRNKEIKSALLRLSDLGHMSKLIVSKAFLQKVKE; from the coding sequence ATGCCCAACCTAACCTCCACATCTGACTTCCTACTCTTGGAATTCTCTGATATTCGAGAACTTCAGTTCTTACACTTCTTTGCATTCCTCACAGTATACTTGATAGCAGTGACTGGCAATCTCCTTATCATCCTTGCTATAGCCCTGGATCATCATCTGCacacccccatgtacttcttTCTCATGAACCTGGCCATTCTGGATCTTGGCTCAGTTTCTGTCATGGTACCCAAAGCCATGGCCAATTCTCTCCTGAACAGCAGGTCAATTTCTTATTCAGGATGTGTAGCTcaagttttcttcctcttcttccttggagCATCAGATGTTGCCATCTTAACAATAATGGCACAAGATCGGTATGTGGCTATCTGCAATCCATTGCAATATGAGACAATTATGCACAGAGGAGCCTGCATTCACATGGCAATCAGTGCATGGATGGCTGGTATACTCAATGGTATATTAAACACAGGAGTAACTTTTGCCATCACTTTCTGCTCCAACATGATAGATCAGTTCTTCTGTGAAGTACCACAGATTCTAAAACTCTCCTGTTCTGACATGTATCTAGTTGAAGTTGGTATGCTTATGTTTAGCTGTTTCCTTGCAGCAGGATGCTTTGTGTTCATCATTGTCACCTATATGCAGATATTTAGAGCAGTGCTCAGAATCCCTTCTGTGCATGGTCAGAAAAAGGCCTTATCCACTTGCCTTCCCCACCTCTTTGTGGTGTCTTTGTTTATATTTAGTGCTGTCTTTGCCTATGTGAGGCCTCGCCGTTATTCTTCCTCTGACCTGAATGTTCTTTTTGCAATAATTTATGCTATAGTCCCTCCCATGCTCAATCCATTCATCTATAGCATGAGAAACAAAGAAATCAAGAGTGCATTGTTGAGGCTCTCTGATTTGGGGCATATGTCTAAATTAATTGTAAGCAAAGCTTTTCTACAGAAAGTGAAGGAGTAA
- the LOC130490608 gene encoding olfactory receptor 14A16-like — protein sequence MPNLTSASDFLLLEFSNIRELQILHFFVFLTIYVIAVTGNLLIILAVALDHHLHTPMYFFLMNLAILDLGSVSIMVPKAMANCLLNSRSISYTGCVAQVFFLFFLGGSDFAILTIMAHDRYVAICNPLQYETIMHRGACIHMAVSAWIAGILNGILNTGGTFAITFCSNMIDQFFCEVPQILKLSCSDMYLVEVGMLMFSCFLAAGCFVFIIVTYMQIFRAVLRIPSVHGQKKALSTCLPHLFVVSLFIFSAVFAYVRPRRYSSSDLNVLFAIIYAIVPPMLNPFIYSMRNKEIKSALLRLSDLGHMSKLIVSKAFLQKVKE from the coding sequence ATGCCCAATCTTACTTCAGCATCTGACTTCCTACTCTTGGAATTCTCAAACATCCGAGAGCTACAGATCTTACACTTCTTTGTGTTCCTCACAATATACGTGATTGCAGTGACTGGCAATCTTCTTATCATACTTGCTGTAGCCCTGGATCATCATCTGCATACCCCGATGTACTTCTTTCTCATGAACTTGGCCATTCTGGATCTTGGCTCAGTTTCTATCATGGTACCAAAAGCCATGGCGAATTGCCTCCTGAACAGCAGGTCAATTTCTTATACGGGATGCGTAGCTcaagttttcttcctcttctttcttggaGGGTCAGATTTTGCCATCTTAACAATAATGGCACATGATCGGTATGTGGCTATCTGCAATCCATTGCAATATGAGACAATTATGCACAGAGGAGCCTGCATTCACATGGCAGTCAGTGCATGGATTGCTGGTATACTCAATGGTATATTAAACACAGGAGGAACTTTTGCCATCACTTTCTGCTCCAACATGATAGATCAGTTCTTCTGTGAAGTACCACAGATTCTAAAACTCTCCTGTTCTGACATGTATCTAGTTGAAGTTGGTATGCTTATGTTTAGCTGTTTCCTTGCAGCAGGATGCTTTGTGTTCATCATTGTCACCTATATGCAGATATTTAGAGCAGTGCTCAGAATCCCTTCTGTGCATGGTCAGAAAAAGGCCTTATCCACTTGCCTTCCCCACCTCTTTGTGGTGTCTTTGTTTATATTTAGTGCTGTCTTTGCCTATGTGAGGCCTCGCCGTTATTCTTCCTCTGACCTGAATGTTCTTTTTGCAATAATTTATGCTATAGTCCCTCCCATGCTCAATCCATTCATCTATAGCATGAGAAACAAAGAAATCAAGAGTGCATTGTTGAGGCTCTCTGATTTGGGGCATATGTCTAAATTAATTGTAAGCAAAGCTTTTCTACAGAAAGTGAAGGAGTAA
- the LOC130490609 gene encoding olfactory receptor 14A16-like has product MPNLTSASDFLLLEFSNIRELQILHFFVFLTIYVIAVTGNLLSILAVALDHHLHTPMYFFLMNLAILDLGSVSIMVPKAMANCLLNSRSISCTGCVAQVFFLFFLGGSDFAILTIMAHDRYVAICNPLQYETIMHRGACIHMAVSAWIAGILNGILNTGGTFAITFCSNMIDQFFCEVPQILKLSCSDMYLVEVGMIMFSCFLGLGCFIFIIVTYVQIFRSVLRIPSVHGQKKALSTCLPHLIVVSLLTFTDFFAYLRPQSYSSSDLNVLFAIIYAVLPPMLNPFIYSMRNKEIKTALMKILCLRYSTQGSLG; this is encoded by the exons ATGCCCAATCTTACTTCAGCATCTGACTTCCTACTCTTGGAATTCTCAAACATCCGAGAGCTACAGATCTTACACTTCTTTGTGTTCCTCACAATATACGTGATTGCAGTGACTGGCAATCTTCTTAGCATACTTGCTGTAGCCCTGGATCATCATCTGCATACCCCGATGTACTTCTTTCTCATGAACTTGGCCATTCTGGATCTTGGCTCAGTTTCTATCATGGTACCAAAAGCCATGGCGAATTGCCTCCTGAACAGCAGGTCAATTTCTTGTACGGGATGCGTAGCTcaagttttcttcctcttctttcttggaGGGTCAGATTTTGCCATCTTAACAATAATGGCACATGATCGGTATGTGGCTATCTGCAATCCATTGCAATATGAGACAATTATGCACAGAGGAGCCTGCATTCACATGGCAGTCAGTGCATGGATTGCTGGTATACTCAATGGTATATTAAACACAGGAGGAACTTTTGCCATCACTTTCTGCTCCAACATGATAGATCAGTTCTTCTGTGAAGTACCACAGATTCTAAAACTCTCCTGTTCTGACATGTATCTAGTTGAAGTTGGTATGATTATGTTTAGCTGTTTCCTTGGACTAGGATGCTTCATCTTCATCATTGTCACCTATGTGCAGATTTTTAGATCAGTGCTCAGAATCCCTTCAGTGCACGGTCAGAAAAAGGCCTTATCCACTTGCCTTCCCCACCTCATTGTGGTGTCTTTGCTTACCTTTACTGACTTCTTTGCCTATCTGAGGCCTCAAAGTTACTCTTCCTCTGACCTGAATGTTCTTTTTGCAATAATTTACGCTGTACTCCCTCCCATGCTCAATCCATTCATCTATAGCATGAGAAACAAAGAAATCAAGACAGCATTGATGAAGA ttttgtgcttGAGATATAGTACACAAGGAAGTTTAGGTTGA